In Nocardioides cavernae, a single genomic region encodes these proteins:
- a CDS encoding DEAD/DEAH box helicase: protein MKPSRPGVLPPVDALVRRLAGVPGREDRLRHLEVLPAREAVHEDWPEWVPDDVRGAYAAQGVARPWRHQVVAADAAHAGDHVIVATGTASGKSLAYQLPALSAIRASRGPRGERGASVLYLAPTKALAHDQLAGLSSLGLDVRLAAHDGDSSREERDWTRDFGEYVLTNPDMLHRSLLPSHHRWSRLLGSLQYVVVDECHHYRGVFGAHVSHVLRRLRRVCAMYGAHPTFVLASATVAEPQVTASRLTGLDVVALTRDDSPRGQVSLLLWEPPFTSHAGENGAPVRRAASSEVADLLADLVAEDVRTLAFIRSRRGAEQVALSAAELLAEVDPSLPDRVAAYRGGYLPEERRALEAALRRGDLVGLAATNALELGIDISGLDAVLIAGFPGTRAAFWQQVGRAGRGAQDALGVLVAKDDPLDTYLVTHPDKLIGAPVEASVFDPSNPHVMGPHLCAAAQEQPLTEADLPLFGATARDVVDELTTLGLLRRRPRGWFWTDRGRAADLADIRSAGGSPVQLIEADTGRVVGTVDAGGAHNQAHPGAVYVHQGETWLVEDLDLEHHVATMHRDEPSYSTTAREVTDISIVATRERRSWGGCELSLGEVDVSHQVVSFLRRRQPGGEVLSEEPLDLPERTLRTSAVWWTVPDDVVAEAGLATLDVPGAAHAAEHCSIGLLPLFATCDRWDIGGVSTARHADTGVLTVFVYDGHPGGAGFSERGFHTAVAWLTATREAIASCECASGCPSCIQSPKCGNQNNPLDKDGAILLLDALLAGAPHVDG, encoded by the coding sequence GTGAAGCCCTCCCGCCCCGGCGTCCTGCCACCGGTCGACGCGCTCGTGCGTCGACTCGCCGGCGTGCCCGGTCGGGAGGACCGCCTGCGCCACCTGGAGGTGCTGCCCGCCCGCGAGGCAGTGCACGAGGACTGGCCGGAGTGGGTGCCCGACGACGTTCGCGGGGCGTACGCCGCCCAGGGCGTCGCGCGACCCTGGCGGCACCAGGTGGTGGCGGCCGACGCGGCCCACGCCGGCGACCACGTGATCGTCGCGACGGGCACGGCGTCGGGCAAGTCACTGGCCTACCAGCTGCCGGCACTGTCGGCGATCCGCGCGTCCCGCGGGCCGCGCGGCGAGCGCGGTGCGTCGGTGCTCTACCTCGCCCCGACCAAGGCGCTGGCCCACGACCAGCTCGCCGGCCTGTCGTCGCTCGGCCTCGACGTACGCCTCGCCGCGCACGACGGCGACAGCTCGCGCGAGGAGCGGGACTGGACGCGCGACTTCGGCGAGTACGTCCTCACCAACCCCGACATGCTCCACCGGTCGCTGCTCCCCTCACACCACCGGTGGTCGCGGCTGCTCGGGTCGCTGCAGTACGTCGTCGTCGACGAGTGCCACCACTATCGCGGCGTGTTCGGGGCGCACGTCTCCCACGTGCTGCGTCGCCTGCGACGGGTCTGCGCGATGTACGGCGCCCACCCGACGTTCGTGCTCGCCTCGGCGACCGTCGCGGAGCCGCAGGTCACCGCGTCGCGGCTGACCGGGCTCGACGTGGTCGCGCTGACCCGCGACGACTCCCCGCGCGGGCAGGTGTCGCTCCTGCTCTGGGAACCGCCGTTCACCTCCCATGCCGGCGAGAACGGCGCGCCGGTGCGCCGGGCCGCGTCGTCGGAGGTCGCCGACCTGCTCGCCGACCTGGTCGCCGAGGACGTGCGCACCCTCGCCTTCATCCGCTCGAGGCGCGGCGCCGAGCAGGTGGCCCTGTCGGCGGCCGAGCTGCTCGCCGAGGTCGACCCGTCGCTGCCGGACCGGGTCGCGGCCTACCGCGGCGGCTACCTCCCCGAGGAACGAAGGGCGCTCGAGGCGGCGCTGCGCCGCGGCGACCTGGTCGGGCTGGCCGCGACCAACGCACTCGAGCTCGGCATCGACATCAGCGGGCTCGACGCCGTGCTCATCGCCGGCTTCCCGGGGACCCGGGCGGCGTTCTGGCAGCAGGTCGGACGGGCCGGGCGGGGTGCGCAGGACGCGCTCGGGGTGCTGGTCGCGAAGGATGACCCGCTCGACACCTACCTGGTCACCCATCCCGACAAGCTCATCGGTGCGCCGGTCGAGGCGTCGGTCTTCGACCCGTCGAACCCGCACGTCATGGGTCCGCACCTCTGCGCGGCCGCGCAGGAGCAGCCGCTCACCGAGGCCGACCTGCCGCTCTTCGGAGCCACCGCCCGCGACGTCGTCGACGAGCTGACGACCCTCGGGCTGCTGCGGCGGCGGCCGCGCGGCTGGTTCTGGACCGACCGGGGCCGGGCGGCCGACCTGGCCGACATCCGGTCGGCCGGCGGGTCGCCGGTGCAGCTGATCGAGGCCGACACCGGTCGGGTCGTCGGCACCGTCGACGCCGGCGGTGCCCACAACCAGGCGCATCCCGGCGCGGTCTACGTCCACCAGGGCGAGACCTGGCTGGTCGAGGACCTCGACCTCGAGCACCACGTCGCGACCATGCACCGCGACGAGCCGTCGTACTCCACCACCGCGCGGGAGGTCACCGACATCAGCATCGTCGCCACCCGCGAGCGCCGCTCGTGGGGCGGGTGCGAGCTGTCCCTGGGCGAGGTCGACGTGTCGCACCAGGTGGTCTCGTTCCTCAGACGGCGCCAGCCCGGCGGCGAGGTGTTGTCGGAGGAGCCGCTCGACCTCCCCGAGCGCACCCTGCGCACGTCTGCGGTGTGGTGGACGGTGCCCGACGACGTCGTCGCCGAGGCCGGCCTCGCCACGCTCGACGTGCCGGGTGCGGCCCACGCGGCCGAGCACTGCTCGATCGGCCTCCTCCCCCTCTTCGCGACGTGCGACCGCTGGGACATCGGCGGCGTCTCCACGGCCCGCCACGCCGACACCGGTGTGCTCACCGTCTTCGTGTACGACGGCCACCCGGGTGGGGCCGGCTTCTCCGAGCGTGGGTTCCACACGGCCGTCGCCTGGCTCACCGCCACGCGCGAGGCGATCGCCAGCTGTGAGTGCGCCAGCGGCTGCCCGTCGTGCATCCAGTCACCCAAGTGCGGCAACCAGAACAACCCGCTCGACAAGGACGGCGCGATCCTGCTGCTCGACGCCCTCCTCGCGGGTGCACCGCACGTGGACGGTTAG
- a CDS encoding Rv3654c family TadE-like protein, whose translation MRGSGTREERGGVTVLVVAMAGVLMFVMVGLAAAGGLVTAQRRAQAAADLTALAGASALADVSDPTDACAAADRVAGRNAAVLDACTPDGRAIRVTVSVAGPDVPWQEVRVTAEARAGPG comes from the coding sequence ATGCGCGGATCCGGGACCCGTGAGGAGCGAGGCGGGGTGACGGTGCTCGTGGTGGCGATGGCGGGCGTGCTGATGTTCGTCATGGTCGGCCTGGCAGCGGCCGGCGGCCTCGTGACGGCCCAACGCCGGGCCCAGGCGGCAGCCGACCTCACTGCCCTCGCGGGGGCGTCCGCGCTCGCGGACGTCAGCGATCCGACGGACGCCTGCGCCGCGGCCGACAGGGTCGCGGGTCGCAACGCAGCCGTGCTCGATGCGTGCACGCCTGACGGTCGAGCGATCCGGGTCACCGTCTCGGTGGCCGGCCCGGACGTCCCGTGGCAGGAGGTGAGGGTGACCGCCGAGGCGCGCGCCGGTCCCGGCTAG
- a CDS encoding TadE family protein — MWSRGGRTRPESGAATAELALGIPLLVALTAGLVWMLAVGAAQVRVIDASREAARAVARGDDVASAQGVAVRIAPEGARVRVEVGESDVVVTTSARVTGPGGLLGSLPGVTVSAEAVAVVEES, encoded by the coding sequence GTGTGGTCTCGCGGGGGACGGACTCGCCCGGAGTCGGGTGCGGCGACTGCGGAGCTCGCGCTGGGCATCCCGCTCCTCGTGGCGCTGACCGCCGGCCTGGTCTGGATGCTGGCGGTCGGCGCGGCACAGGTGCGCGTCATCGACGCCTCCCGCGAGGCCGCCCGCGCCGTCGCCCGCGGCGACGACGTCGCCTCGGCGCAGGGCGTCGCAGTCCGGATCGCCCCCGAGGGTGCCCGAGTGCGGGTCGAGGTCGGCGAGTCCGACGTCGTGGTGACGACCAGCGCCCGGGTCACGGGCCCGGGCGGCCTGCTCGGCTCGCTGCCCGGCGTGACCGTCTCCGCGGAGGCCGTCGCGGTCGTGGAGGAGTCGTGA
- a CDS encoding DUF4244 domain-containing protein has product MEAGITTAEYAVGTAAGAGFAGLLYTLLTGAFGDQLLGRLFKHVMGLLGIG; this is encoded by the coding sequence ATGGAGGCGGGCATCACGACAGCGGAGTACGCCGTCGGCACCGCCGCCGGGGCCGGGTTCGCCGGCTTGCTCTACACGCTGCTCACCGGCGCGTTCGGCGACCAGCTGCTGGGGCGGCTGTTCAAGCACGTCATGGGCCTGCTCGGCATCGGGTGA
- a CDS encoding type II secretion system F family protein codes for MTWLSVACASLAVAALVPSVPRRVRRRRASSPGLRPLAVGGVAIGAWLFVGGMAGVLVAAVATAIARHVLVAAEAPSARREREEVERTLPHLVDLFAATLRAGSEPVSGLARVCAALPGPAADRLVPVVEQARWGAAGVEAWSVVADDQELAPLARAMVRSQVSGASVVQSVERLADELQRESLARAEDAARRVGVAAAIPLGACLLPAFMLLGVVPTVASLFGSVTP; via the coding sequence GTGACCTGGCTGAGCGTCGCGTGCGCGTCGCTGGCGGTGGCGGCGCTCGTCCCGTCGGTCCCGCGGAGGGTCCGCCGGCGCCGGGCCTCGTCGCCCGGCCTGCGTCCGCTCGCGGTCGGGGGCGTCGCGATCGGCGCCTGGCTGTTCGTGGGCGGGATGGCTGGGGTGCTGGTGGCAGCGGTGGCCACCGCGATCGCCCGGCACGTCCTCGTCGCCGCGGAGGCTCCGTCTGCGCGCCGAGAGCGGGAGGAGGTCGAGCGGACGCTGCCGCACCTCGTCGACCTGTTCGCCGCCACGCTGCGCGCCGGTTCCGAACCCGTCTCCGGCCTGGCCCGGGTGTGCGCCGCGCTCCCGGGCCCGGCGGCCGACCGGCTGGTGCCGGTCGTGGAGCAGGCCCGCTGGGGAGCCGCCGGCGTCGAGGCGTGGTCGGTGGTCGCCGACGACCAGGAGCTCGCCCCGCTGGCCCGGGCCATGGTCCGTTCGCAGGTGTCCGGTGCGTCCGTCGTGCAGAGCGTCGAGCGGCTCGCCGACGAGCTCCAGCGGGAGTCGCTCGCCCGCGCCGAGGACGCGGCCCGGCGGGTCGGGGTGGCTGCGGCGATCCCGCTCGGTGCGTGCCTGCTCCCTGCGTTCATGCTGCTCGGCGTCGTGCCGACCGTGGCGTCGCTCTTCGGTTCGGTGACGCCGTGA
- a CDS encoding type II secretion system F family protein: MVSAWLLALLAGIAVAALVPSAGPGPRRPGRSRPEWSVPVLARRRRVAADQAAVLEVCDLLAADLAAGRPPDTALAAGAERWPPLVPVVEAMRLGADVPEAMRRLAAERRGAADLRWVAGAWQVAQHSGHGLAAALERTAAGLRARRRTRRLVDSELASARSTARLVACLPVAVLLMGSGAGSDPWSFLLATPVGWVCGAAGLTLVGLGLWWIERLADQAAAP; the protein is encoded by the coding sequence GTGGTGAGCGCGTGGCTCCTCGCGCTGCTGGCCGGCATCGCCGTCGCGGCGCTCGTGCCGTCGGCGGGGCCGGGGCCGCGTCGTCCGGGCCGGTCGCGACCGGAGTGGTCGGTCCCGGTCCTGGCCCGCCGCAGGCGTGTCGCCGCCGACCAGGCGGCCGTGCTGGAGGTCTGTGACCTGCTGGCCGCCGACCTGGCGGCGGGGCGTCCGCCGGACACCGCCCTGGCCGCCGGCGCCGAGCGGTGGCCGCCACTGGTCCCGGTCGTCGAGGCGATGCGGCTGGGAGCCGACGTCCCCGAGGCGATGCGCCGTCTGGCAGCCGAGCGACGCGGCGCGGCAGACCTCCGCTGGGTCGCCGGGGCGTGGCAGGTCGCCCAACACTCCGGCCACGGACTCGCCGCGGCGCTCGAGCGCACGGCCGCCGGCCTGCGCGCGCGTCGTCGTACGCGCCGCCTCGTCGATTCTGAGCTGGCCTCGGCCCGGTCGACCGCGCGGCTCGTCGCCTGCCTGCCGGTCGCCGTGCTGCTGATGGGGTCGGGCGCCGGCTCCGACCCGTGGTCCTTCCTGCTGGCGACACCGGTCGGCTGGGTCTGCGGCGCCGCCGGCCTGACGCTGGTGGGGCTCGGCCTGTGGTGGATCGAGCGACTCGCCGACCAGGCGGCGGCGCCGTGA
- a CDS encoding TadA family conjugal transfer-associated ATPase has translation MSTPVPTAVLDDVRRRLAVSAGDLTPHRVAEALRASGSPVGDATVLAVHDLLRRDVLGAGPLEDLLRLPDVTDVLVNSPDEVWIDRGAGLERAAVSFPDDAAVRRLAQRLAATAGRRLDDATPHADVRLPDGTRFHAVLAPVARSGTVLSLRVPRGRVWTLPELVTAGAVPPDGAFLLEEIVDSRCAFLITGGTGTGKTSVLSALLSLVDPGERIVLVEDASELRPDHPHVVALEGRPANIEGAGETSLQVLVRQALRMRPDRLVVGEVRGAEVVDLLAALNTGHGGGCGTLHANSAADVPARVEALSLAAGLPRSAAHSQLASALDVVIHLGRGRDGRRRVLELGVPERDESGHVALRTAATFEADRVVRGPAAGALAARLGSVAW, from the coding sequence ATGAGCACCCCCGTCCCGACCGCGGTGCTCGACGACGTACGCCGCCGCCTGGCGGTGTCGGCGGGCGACCTGACGCCGCACCGGGTCGCGGAGGCCCTGCGGGCGTCCGGGTCCCCGGTCGGTGACGCGACGGTCCTGGCCGTGCACGACCTGCTCCGACGCGATGTGCTCGGTGCCGGCCCGCTGGAGGACCTGCTGCGGCTGCCCGACGTCACCGACGTGCTCGTCAACAGCCCCGACGAGGTCTGGATCGATCGTGGGGCCGGGCTCGAGCGCGCGGCGGTGTCGTTCCCCGACGACGCCGCCGTGCGTCGCCTCGCGCAGCGGCTGGCCGCCACGGCCGGGCGGCGCCTGGACGACGCGACCCCGCACGCCGACGTACGCCTCCCGGACGGCACGCGCTTCCACGCCGTGCTGGCGCCGGTGGCCAGGTCGGGCACCGTGCTGTCGCTCCGGGTCCCCCGGGGTCGGGTGTGGACCCTGCCAGAGCTGGTGACGGCGGGAGCGGTGCCTCCCGACGGCGCTTTCCTGCTGGAGGAGATCGTCGACTCGCGGTGCGCCTTCCTCATCACCGGCGGCACCGGCACCGGCAAGACGTCGGTGCTCTCCGCGCTCCTGTCGCTGGTTGACCCCGGCGAGCGCATCGTCCTGGTCGAGGACGCCAGCGAGCTGCGACCCGACCACCCCCACGTCGTCGCATTGGAGGGCCGCCCGGCCAACATCGAGGGCGCGGGCGAGACCTCGCTGCAGGTGCTGGTGCGTCAGGCACTGCGGATGCGGCCCGACCGGTTGGTGGTCGGGGAGGTGCGCGGGGCCGAGGTGGTCGACCTGCTGGCAGCACTCAACACCGGCCACGGCGGAGGGTGCGGGACGCTCCACGCCAACTCCGCCGCCGACGTCCCGGCGCGCGTCGAGGCACTGTCCCTGGCCGCCGGTCTGCCGCGCTCGGCGGCTCACAGCCAGCTCGCCTCCGCGCTTGACGTGGTCATCCACCTGGGCCGGGGTCGCGACGGGCGCCGCAGGGTGCTCGAGCTCGGCGTCCCCGAGCGGGACGAGTCCGGTCATGTCGCGCTCCGCACCGCAGCGACCTTCGAGGCGGACCGCGTGGTGCGGGGGCCGGCCGCGGGTGCCCTCGCCGCCCGGCTCGGATCGGTCGCGTGGTGA
- the ssd gene encoding septum site-determining protein Ssd codes for MPVLLITRSPSVHDSVVPLCAAAGVGAEVCAEPSLSLAAWREADLVLVGDDLTGALVGLAPPRRTGVHVVGVGVGDDAFRHAVELGAASVVDLPTGEGWLSDELSDVGERASPGRLVGVVGGAGGAGATTLACALAQWHAARASTLLVDGDPLGPGLDRLLGMEDLPGVRWEALAETAGRLGARALREGVPRRDHLGVLTWSGLRRRLDVATARRVLPAAVLGHDLVVVDLARQGGPLLAELVDRCDDLLVVTPATVPGLAAAARLVADLGRDDRAGLVLRPGGLSDADAERVTGLPVVAAVADQRGVAASVDRGLGPLAGRGPLARAARALLADAA; via the coding sequence ATGCCCGTCCTCCTGATCACCCGGTCCCCGTCCGTCCACGACTCGGTCGTCCCCCTCTGTGCGGCGGCGGGGGTCGGGGCCGAGGTCTGTGCCGAACCGTCCCTCTCCCTGGCCGCGTGGCGCGAGGCCGACCTGGTGCTGGTCGGAGACGACCTCACCGGCGCGCTCGTCGGCCTCGCACCCCCGAGACGGACGGGCGTCCACGTCGTCGGGGTCGGTGTCGGCGACGACGCCTTCCGCCACGCCGTCGAGCTGGGCGCGGCGTCGGTGGTCGACCTGCCCACGGGCGAGGGCTGGCTCTCCGACGAGCTCTCCGACGTCGGCGAGCGGGCCTCGCCCGGCCGTCTGGTCGGGGTGGTGGGCGGGGCGGGTGGCGCTGGAGCCACGACGCTGGCGTGCGCGCTCGCCCAGTGGCACGCGGCGCGAGCGTCGACGCTGCTCGTCGACGGCGACCCTCTCGGACCGGGGCTCGACCGCCTGCTCGGCATGGAGGACCTCCCCGGCGTGCGGTGGGAGGCCCTCGCCGAGACCGCCGGCCGGCTGGGCGCGCGAGCCCTGCGCGAGGGCGTGCCCCGGCGCGACCACCTCGGGGTCCTGACGTGGTCCGGCCTGCGACGCCGCCTCGACGTGGCGACCGCGCGGCGGGTCCTGCCGGCCGCGGTCCTCGGCCACGACCTCGTCGTCGTCGACCTCGCCCGGCAGGGCGGCCCGCTGCTGGCCGAGCTGGTCGACCGCTGCGACGACCTGCTCGTGGTGACGCCGGCGACCGTGCCCGGGCTGGCCGCCGCCGCCCGTCTCGTCGCCGACCTCGGCCGGGACGACCGCGCCGGGCTGGTGCTCCGGCCGGGCGGCCTCAGCGACGCCGATGCCGAGCGGGTGACCGGCCTGCCCGTCGTGGCCGCCGTCGCCGACCAGCGCGGTGTGGCCGCGTCGGTCGACCGCGGCCTCGGCCCCCTGGCCGGGAGGGGGCCGCTCGCCAGGGCCGCCCGTGCCCTGCTGGCGGACGCGGCATGA
- a CDS encoding HAD family hydrolase, giving the protein MPRPQAAFFDLDKTIIAKSSTLAFSREFQAGGLISRRAMLRSAYAQFVFFTGGADHDQMDKMREFMSQLCAGWDVATVRDIVHETLTTIVEPLVYDEAVTLIEEHRAAGRDIVIVSASGAEVVEPIGEMLGADRVIATRMEIADGKYTGNIDYYAYAEEKARAIEHLAATLGYDLDECYAYSDSVTDVHMLEVVGHPFAVNPDRELRRIATAREWPVLLFVRPVALRRRLPVPPARPTLAALAVGGAVAAGGFIWSNRRKRTTDT; this is encoded by the coding sequence ATGCCCCGCCCCCAAGCGGCCTTCTTCGACCTCGACAAGACGATCATCGCCAAGTCGAGCACCTTGGCGTTCAGCCGCGAGTTCCAGGCGGGTGGGCTCATCTCACGACGCGCGATGCTGCGGTCGGCGTACGCCCAGTTCGTCTTCTTCACCGGCGGTGCCGACCACGACCAGATGGACAAGATGCGCGAGTTCATGTCGCAGCTCTGCGCCGGCTGGGACGTCGCGACGGTGCGCGACATCGTCCACGAGACCCTGACCACGATCGTCGAGCCGCTCGTCTACGACGAGGCCGTCACCCTGATCGAGGAGCACCGCGCGGCCGGTCGCGACATCGTCATCGTCTCGGCGTCGGGCGCCGAGGTGGTCGAGCCGATCGGCGAGATGCTCGGCGCCGACCGGGTGATCGCCACGCGGATGGAGATCGCGGACGGCAAGTACACCGGCAACATCGACTACTACGCCTACGCCGAGGAGAAGGCGCGCGCGATCGAGCACCTCGCCGCGACCCTGGGCTATGACCTCGACGAGTGCTACGCCTACAGCGACTCGGTGACCGACGTGCACATGCTCGAGGTCGTCGGCCACCCGTTCGCGGTGAACCCCGACCGCGAGCTGCGCCGCATCGCGACGGCCCGGGAGTGGCCGGTCCTGCTGTTCGTCCGTCCCGTGGCCCTCCGCCGGCGGCTGCCCGTGCCGCCAGCCCGGCCGACCCTCGCCGCCCTGGCGGTCGGGGGCGCCGTCGCGGCAGGTGGGTTCATCTGGTCGAACCGCCGCAAGCGGACCACCGACACCTGA
- a CDS encoding oxidoreductase, whose product MTDPLAWLTDLEGVRSAYAGTRDGIDVMLRDRGLRRTSPELTAESLLRGAHASAVLEGSESTLEQVRAGEGDEIASDAVRLSASMLALAPLLKTAPLQAIARLHAVVGSAALAPDELGRPRDAASADRLRGVAELLLSGSEAPALLTAAVAHADVATAAPFASHNGIVARALERLVLVSRGVDAKSLVVPEAGHLAHRAAYESNLRAYSSGGPSGVHAWALYGAEAFSAGAEASPLRG is encoded by the coding sequence ATGACCGACCCGCTCGCCTGGCTCACCGACCTTGAGGGTGTCCGCTCGGCCTACGCCGGCACCCGCGACGGGATCGACGTGATGCTGCGCGACCGCGGCCTGAGGCGTACGTCGCCGGAGCTGACCGCGGAGTCCCTCCTGCGCGGCGCCCACGCGAGCGCCGTCCTCGAGGGGTCGGAGTCCACGCTGGAGCAGGTGCGGGCGGGCGAGGGCGACGAGATCGCGAGCGACGCCGTACGGCTGTCTGCCTCGATGCTCGCGCTCGCGCCGCTGCTGAAGACCGCGCCGCTGCAGGCCATCGCGCGCCTGCACGCCGTCGTCGGGTCCGCGGCCCTCGCCCCCGACGAGCTCGGGCGTCCGCGCGACGCCGCGTCCGCCGACCGGCTGCGCGGCGTCGCGGAGCTCCTGCTGTCCGGCAGCGAGGCGCCCGCCCTGCTGACGGCCGCCGTGGCGCACGCCGACGTCGCGACCGCCGCGCCCTTCGCGTCGCACAACGGCATCGTGGCCCGGGCGCTCGAGCGGCTCGTGCTGGTCTCGCGCGGCGTGGACGCCAAGTCGCTCGTCGTGCCGGAGGCCGGGCACCTGGCCCACCGGGCGGCGTACGAGTCGAACCTGCGCGCCTACAGCAGCGGCGGGCCGAGCGGGGTGCATGCCTGGGCGCTCTACGGGGCCGAGGCGTTCAGCGCGGGGGCCGAGGCCTCGCCGCTGCGGGGGTAG
- a CDS encoding class I SAM-dependent methyltransferase has protein sequence MSDEPSTTPATTDRARSFGSVAEAYDRGRPTYPAEAVAWLAGGEAKVVLELAAGTGKLTRELVDQGHAVFATEPDEAMLEVLRQRVPEVSAKVATAEEIPANDRSVDVVVVAQAFHWFDHEVALPEIARVLKPGGHVALVWNSRDERIPWVRRMGDLLGRQDLDTSSAERLVHSDLFGFMEEARFKHWQEVNRETILDMARSRSSFAMMDEAQRERHLADVLAFYDDFGRGMDGMQIPYVTRCYRAVVVDRDDTGPSPDDREPDGPVVSDGSDTDMLLIDFR, from the coding sequence ATGAGCGACGAACCCTCGACCACCCCAGCCACCACCGACCGCGCGCGGTCCTTCGGGTCCGTCGCGGAGGCGTACGACCGGGGTCGGCCCACCTACCCCGCCGAGGCGGTCGCCTGGCTGGCCGGCGGCGAGGCGAAGGTCGTCCTCGAGCTGGCCGCCGGCACCGGCAAGCTGACGCGCGAGCTGGTCGACCAGGGCCACGCCGTCTTCGCGACCGAGCCCGACGAGGCGATGCTCGAGGTGCTGCGCCAGCGGGTGCCCGAGGTGAGCGCCAAGGTCGCGACGGCGGAGGAGATCCCGGCCAACGACCGCTCGGTCGACGTGGTGGTCGTGGCGCAGGCCTTCCACTGGTTCGACCACGAGGTGGCGCTGCCCGAGATCGCTCGCGTTCTCAAACCCGGCGGCCACGTCGCCCTGGTGTGGAATAGCCGTGACGAGCGCATCCCGTGGGTGCGCCGCATGGGTGACCTCCTCGGCCGCCAGGACCTCGACACGAGCTCGGCCGAGCGGCTCGTGCACAGCGACCTCTTCGGCTTCATGGAGGAGGCGAGATTCAAGCACTGGCAGGAGGTCAACCGCGAGACCATCCTCGACATGGCGCGCTCGCGCTCGAGCTTCGCGATGATGGACGAGGCACAGCGGGAGCGCCACCTGGCCGACGTGCTCGCCTTCTACGACGACTTCGGCCGTGGGATGGACGGCATGCAGATCCCCTACGTGACGCGCTGCTACCGCGCCGTCGTGGTCGACCGCGACGACACCGGCCCGTCCCCCGACGACCGGGAGCCCGACGGACCGGTCGTGAGCGACGGCAGCGACACCGACATGCTGCTCATCGACTTCCGCTGA